In the Telopea speciosissima isolate NSW1024214 ecotype Mountain lineage chromosome 2, Tspe_v1, whole genome shotgun sequence genome, one interval contains:
- the LOC122652397 gene encoding uncharacterized protein LOC122652397 isoform X2: MTFELRDITKMGTILRSAVPKKSNDSARLIMTTILGIVFGFFVGISFPSVSVTKLNLHSGLLSSIDDNRSGRTSKTDLDRSKPSETHGSGDIPKINVPANPRGAESLPPGIVVSESDFYLRRLWGDPTEDLKSKPKYLVTFTVGFDQRNNINEAVKKFSEDFTILLFHYDGRTSEWDQFEWSQRAIHVSVKRQTKWWYAKRFLHPDVVAAYDYIFIWDEDLGVEHFNAKKYLELVKKHGLEISQPGLEPNNGLTWQMTKRRGNSEVHKETLEKPGWCSDPHLPPCAAFVEIMAPVFSRKAWRCVWHMIQNDLVHGWGLDFALRRCAEPAHEKIGVVDSQWIVHQVIPSLGNQGQAEMGKAPWEGVRERCKREWAEFQNRLANADKAYFAQIGMG; encoded by the exons ATGACTTTTGAGTTGAGGGATATTACCAAGATGGGAACTATCCTTCGCAG TGCAGTTCCGAAGAAATCGAATGACAGTGCCAGACTTATTATGACAACTATTCTGGGAATAgtatttggtttttttgttggtaTTTCCTTCCCATCTGTTTCAGTAACTAAG CTTAACCTACATTCTGGCCTTTTATCATCCATTGATGACAATAGATCTGGCAGAACTTCTAAAACTGATCTAGATAGGAGCAAACCCTCTGAGACTCATGGATCAGGTGATATTCCAAAG ATAAATGTTCCAGCAAATCCTCGTGGTGCAGAGTCATTACCTCCTGGGATTGTTGTGTCCGAGTCAGATTTCTATTTGCGAAGATTATGGGGAGATCCCACTGAG GACCTTAAAAGTAAGCCAAAGTACTTGGTGACATTCACTGTTGGATTTGATCAGAGGAATAACATCAATGAAGCTGTTAAAAAG TTTTCTGAAGATTTCACGATTCTGCTTTTTCACTATGATGGTCGGACAAGTGAATGGGATCAGTTTGAGTGGTCACAGCGTGCGATTCATGTGAGCGTAAAGAGGCAAACAAAATG GTGGTACGCAAAACGATTTTTGCATCCAGATGTAGTTGCAGCTTATGATTACATTTTTATTTGGGATGAAGACCTTGGTGTCGAGCACTTCAATGCAAAGAA GTACCTTGAGTTGGTAAAGAAACACGGCTTGGAGATCTCTCAACCTGGACTTGAGCCTAATAATGGACTGACTTGGCAGATGACTAAGAGGAGGGGTAACAGTGAAGTTCACAA GGAAACATTAGAGAAACCAGGCTGGTGTAGTGACCCACATCTTCCTCCATGTGCAGC GTTTGTGGAAATTATGGCCCCTGTTTTTTCACGGAAAGCTTGGCGTTGTGTGTGGCATATGATTCAG AATGATTTGGTACACGGATGGGGACTGGACTTTGCACTAAGAAGATGTGCCGAG CCTGCACATGAGAAGATTGGTGTGGTTGATTCGCAGTGGATTGTTCATCAAGTGATACCTTCCTTAGGGAACCAG GGCCAGGCTGAGATGGGGAAAGCACCATGGGAAGGG GTAAGAGAGAGGTGCAAAAGGGAGTGGGCGGAGTTTCAAAATCGCCTTGCTAATGCAGACAAAGCATACTTTGCTCAGATCGGGATGGGATAA
- the LOC122652397 gene encoding uncharacterized protein LOC122652397 isoform X1: protein MTFELRDITKMGTILRSAVPKKSNDSARLIMTTILGIVFGFFVGISFPSVSVTKLNLHSGLLSSIDDNRSGRTSKTDLDRSKPSETHGSGDIPKINVPANPRGAESLPPGIVVSESDFYLRRLWGDPTEDLKSKPKYLVTFTVGFDQRNNINEAVKKFSEDFTILLFHYDGRTSEWDQFEWSQRAIHVSVKRQTKWWYAKRFLHPDVVAAYDYIFIWDEDLGVEHFNAKKYLELVKKHGLEISQPGLEPNNGLTWQMTKRRGNSEVHKETLEKPGWCSDPHLPPCAAFVEIMAPVFSRKAWRCVWHMIQNDLVHGWGLDFALRRCAEQPAHEKIGVVDSQWIVHQVIPSLGNQGQAEMGKAPWEGVRERCKREWAEFQNRLANADKAYFAQIGMG, encoded by the exons ATGACTTTTGAGTTGAGGGATATTACCAAGATGGGAACTATCCTTCGCAG TGCAGTTCCGAAGAAATCGAATGACAGTGCCAGACTTATTATGACAACTATTCTGGGAATAgtatttggtttttttgttggtaTTTCCTTCCCATCTGTTTCAGTAACTAAG CTTAACCTACATTCTGGCCTTTTATCATCCATTGATGACAATAGATCTGGCAGAACTTCTAAAACTGATCTAGATAGGAGCAAACCCTCTGAGACTCATGGATCAGGTGATATTCCAAAG ATAAATGTTCCAGCAAATCCTCGTGGTGCAGAGTCATTACCTCCTGGGATTGTTGTGTCCGAGTCAGATTTCTATTTGCGAAGATTATGGGGAGATCCCACTGAG GACCTTAAAAGTAAGCCAAAGTACTTGGTGACATTCACTGTTGGATTTGATCAGAGGAATAACATCAATGAAGCTGTTAAAAAG TTTTCTGAAGATTTCACGATTCTGCTTTTTCACTATGATGGTCGGACAAGTGAATGGGATCAGTTTGAGTGGTCACAGCGTGCGATTCATGTGAGCGTAAAGAGGCAAACAAAATG GTGGTACGCAAAACGATTTTTGCATCCAGATGTAGTTGCAGCTTATGATTACATTTTTATTTGGGATGAAGACCTTGGTGTCGAGCACTTCAATGCAAAGAA GTACCTTGAGTTGGTAAAGAAACACGGCTTGGAGATCTCTCAACCTGGACTTGAGCCTAATAATGGACTGACTTGGCAGATGACTAAGAGGAGGGGTAACAGTGAAGTTCACAA GGAAACATTAGAGAAACCAGGCTGGTGTAGTGACCCACATCTTCCTCCATGTGCAGC GTTTGTGGAAATTATGGCCCCTGTTTTTTCACGGAAAGCTTGGCGTTGTGTGTGGCATATGATTCAG AATGATTTGGTACACGGATGGGGACTGGACTTTGCACTAAGAAGATGTGCCGAG CAGCCTGCACATGAGAAGATTGGTGTGGTTGATTCGCAGTGGATTGTTCATCAAGTGATACCTTCCTTAGGGAACCAG GGCCAGGCTGAGATGGGGAAAGCACCATGGGAAGGG GTAAGAGAGAGGTGCAAAAGGGAGTGGGCGGAGTTTCAAAATCGCCTTGCTAATGCAGACAAAGCATACTTTGCTCAGATCGGGATGGGATAA
- the LOC122652396 gene encoding uncharacterized protein LOC122652396, with protein sequence MGLVRTPSMRSGDYLEGMINDYMGGKPKTKVHRSGTARLVTLLTCLQFAFAVYATFLLYYMGPAIDLRSKPDFSWATRIAKQWKQFIIPPHIVGHYQQASSLIAAELPPISPSEVCEHEKIDFLQKKSNDIQMIKLKRELYDEVVEFQRKSFGTETLSELMTMSSKWDLRGPNKPRITVILNHFKRKTLCSQIDLLLQQTLPFHNVWVLSFGSPNELSLKRIVDSYNDSRISFISSSYDFKYYGRFQMALQTEADLVYILDDDMIPGKKMLQILSHVAGTEKYKNSVLGSIGRILPFRQKDYTFPSYRKFRSKEAGLYLPDPAYDITVDKIVQVDFLSSSWFLSAELVKTLFTETPFTFMTGEDLHLSYQLQKYRNAGSFVLPVDSNDKDTWGDSEHRLAYVSETTVIFKDIVQVRDDQWWQALSTGYLTQWAVMYPQKIDALFYAHSLEEVKALAPLVEKFRSTVGKKAYIAVSGGSYCPCEEAAAALNWPKSVCRERRFKIFDLGIGAVSGSSDSEVPVLQAVYSSMKGLITIHNPSVLITVSDIDTNVKKALKMASETNPNCSTLILLPRSSVPKVLWMADLRQTALPNWNRMRISVNLITQNRATSLRRLLKSLSDAYYCGDDISISFNMDSKVDEETVKLVNTFQWPHGTKTLRRRIIQGGLIRAVSESWYPSSDDDFGLLLEDDIEVSPYYYLWIKYALLAYHYDPQVSLPELSSISLYTPRLVEVVKERPKWNATEFFKRIHPNTPYLHQLPCSWGAVFFPKQWREFYVYMNMRFTENAKQNPVQIPKSRTNGWQASWKKFLIDMMYLRGYVSLYPNFPNQASFSTNHMEPGAHISAKDNVVRHDKTDFEVPLLKDDFRGFLPGGKLPPASKLPSLNLFNQAVSLRGLKAAGAKLGQDVIGCNNITELVSVDHVTGLPSHCAKF encoded by the exons ATGGGTTTAGTTCGGACACCCAGTATGAGAAGTGGGGACTACTTGGAAGGGATGATCAATGATTATATGGGTGGAAAACCCAAAACGAAAGTTCACAGAAGTGGCACTGCCCGTCTTGTCACTCTCCTCACCTGTCTTCAATTTGCATTTGCAGTCTATGCCACCTTTCTTCTATACTACATGGGCCCTGCTATAGATTTAAGATCAAAACCAGATTTCTCCTGGGCTACCCGGATCGCCAAACAATGGAAACAGTTCATCATCCCACCTCACATCGTTGGACACTACCAACAAGCTTCTTCCCTCATTGCAGCTGAACTTCCTCCAATATCACCATCTGAGGTCTGCGAGCATGAAAAGATCGATTTCTTGCAGAAGAAATCAAATGATATCCAGATGATCAAGCTAAAGAGAGAGCTCTATGATGAGGTGGTGGAATTCCAACGCAAGTCATTTGGGACTGAGACCCTTTCAGAGCTTATGACAATGAGCTCAAAGTGGGATTTACGGGGCCCAAATAAACCAAGAATCACTGTGATTTTAAAccatttcaaaagaaaaacactcTGCTCTCAGATTGATTTACTACTTCAACAGACCCTTCCCTTCCACAATGTCTGGGTGCTGTCATTTGGAAGCCCGAATGAGCTCTCCCTAAAGAGGATTGTCGATAGTTATAATGATTCAAGGATTAGCTTCATTAGTTCAAGCTACGATTTCAAGTATTATGGAAGATTCCAAATGGCACTGCAAACAGAAGCTGATCTTGTATACATCCTTGACGATGACATGATACCTGGTAAGAAGATGCTACAGATACTATCCCATGTGGCAGGGACGGAGAAGTATAAAAACTCAGTGTTGGGCAGTATAGGGAGAATCCTGCCTTTCAGGCAGAAGGATTATACATTTCCAAGCTATAGAAAGTTTCGATCAAAGGAAGCAGGACTATATTTGCCCGACCCTGCTTATGATATCACAGTTGACAAGATTGTGCAAGTGGATTTTCTCTCTAGCTCATGGTTTTTATCAGCCGAGTTGGTTAAGACACTTTTCACTGAGACACCCTTCACCTTCATGACCGGTGAAGATCTGCATCTAAG CTATCAGCTTCAAAAATACAGAAACGCAGGATCTTTTGTGCTTCCTGTGGACTCAAACGATAAGGATACCTGGGGAGACAGTGAACACAGGCTTGCTTATGTGTCTGAGACCACAGTAATATTCAAGGATATTGTTCAAGTCCGTGATGATCAATGGTGGCAAGCCCTCTCTACAGGTTATCTGACTCAATGGGCTGTAATGTATCCTCAAAAAATAGATGCGCTCTTCTATGCCCACTCACTGGAAGAAGTGAAAGCACTTGCACCTCTGGTTGAAAAATTCAGGTCTACTGTTGGGAAGAAGGCTTACATTGCTGTATCCGGAGGCAGTTATTGCCCTTGTGAAGAAGCTGCAGCTGCTCTGAACTGGCCCAAATCAGTTTGCAGAGAGAGGAGATTCAAGATTTTTGATTTGGGAATTGGAGCTGTTTCAGGTTCTTCGGATTCAGAAGTACCCGTCCTGCAAGCCGTGTACTCAAGCATGAAAGGGTTGATTACAATACACAACCCTAGTGTGTTGATCACCGTATCTGATATTGATACAAATGTGAAAAAAGCTCTGAAAATGGCCTCAGAGACTAATCCAAACTGTTCGACACTGATACTTCTACCAAGGTCATCTGTACCCAAGGTTCTCTGGATGGCTGATCTACGACAAACAGCATTACCAA ACTGGAACCGGATGAGGATCTCAGTGAATCTCATAACCCAAAACCGCGCTACTTCTCTTAGGAGGCTTCTCAAATCTTTGAGTGATGCTTACTACTGTGGGGATGATATCTCTATTAGCTTTAACATGGACAGTAAGGTGGATGAAGAGACTGTGAAGCTTGTGAACACATTCCAATGGCCCCATGGTACCAAAACCCTCAGAAGAAGAATCATTCAAGGAGGGCTTATTAGAGCTGTCAGTGAGAGCTGGTACCCATCATCCGATGATGACTTTGGTCTTCTACTTGAAGATGATATTGAGGTCTCTCCATACTACTATCTGTGGATCAAATATGCCCTATTAGCTTATCACTATGATCCACAAGTCTCCCTCCCCGAgctctcctccatctctctctacACGCCAAGATTGGTTGAAGTAGTGAAAGAGAGGCCTAAATGGAATGCAACTGAGTTTTTCAAGCGTATCCATCCAAACACTCCTTACCTCCATCAGTTACCTTGCAGTTGGGGAGCAGTTTTCTTCCCCAAACAATGGAGAGAATTCTATGTTTACATGAACATGAGGTTCACAGAAAATGCTAAGCAAAACCCAGTTCAAATTCCTAAATCTAGAACTAATGGGTGGCAAGCTTCATGGAAGAAGTTCCTGATCGATATGATGTACCTCAGAGGGTATGTTAGTCTCTATCCAAACTTCCCCAATCAGGCAAGTTTTTCAACCAACCATATGGAACCTGGGGCACACATTAGTGCCAAGGACAATGTTGTTAGGCATGACAAGACAGATTTTGAAGTTCCACTGTTAAAGGATGACTTCCGGGGGTTCTTGCCTGGGGGGAAGTTGCCTCCTGCATCAAAGTTGCCATCACTGAATCTATTCAACCAAGCAGTTTCCCTAAGGGGGTTGAAGGCAGCCGGAGCGAAGTTGGGGCAGGATGTGATTGGATGCAACAACATTACAGAGCTTGTCAGTGTTGATCATGTAACTGGTCTGCCAAGCCACTGtgcaaaattctga
- the LOC122652501 gene encoding 60S ribosomal protein L12 has protein sequence MPPKFDPSQVVDVYVRVTGGEVGAASSLAPKIGPLGLSPKKIGEDIAKETAKDWKGLRVTVKLTVQNRQAKVSVVPSAAALVIKALKEPERDRKKTKNIKHSGNISLDDVIEIAKVMKPRSMAKELSGTVKEILGTCVSVGCTVDGKDPKDLQQEIADGDVEIPQE, from the coding sequence ATGCCTCCCAAGTTTGATCCGTCACAGGTCGTAGATGTGTACGTCAGAGTTACAGGTGGTGAGGTCGGTGCGGCGAGTTCACTCGCTCCCAAAATTGGTCCTCTCGGTCTCTCTCCCAAGAAGATCGGAGAAGACATTGCCAAAGAAACTGCCAAGGACTGGAAGGGTCTTCGGGTGACGGTGAAGCTTACCGTCCAGAACCGACAGGCCAAGGTTTCTGTGGTGCCGTCGGCAGCAGCTTTGGTCATCAAAGCCCTCAAGGAGCCCGAGAGGGATAGAAAGAAGACCAAGAACATCAAACATTCTGGAAACATCTCTCTCGATGATGTGATCGAGATTGCCAAAGTAATGAAACCTAGATCAATGGCTAAGGAACTGAGCGGTACGGTGAAGGAGATTCTGGGTACCTGCGTCTCCGTCGGATGTACGGTTGATGGAAAGGATCCTAAAGATCTGCAGCAGGAGATTGCCGATGGCGACGTTGAGATTCCTCAAGAATGA